One Streptomyces sp. R28 DNA window includes the following coding sequences:
- a CDS encoding exonuclease SbcCD subunit D has translation MKLLHTSDWHLGRAFHRVNMLGAQAEFIGHLVTTVRERGVDAVLVSGDVYDRAVPPLAAVELFDDALHRLADLGVPTVMISGNHDSARRLGVGAGLIGRAGIHLRTEPAACGTPVVLRDDFGDVAFYGLPYLEPALVKDEFGVDKTGHEAVLAAAMDRVRADLAARARGTRSVVLAHAFVTGGEASDSERDITVGGVAAVPAGVFDGVDYAALGHLHGSQTITERVRYSGSPLPYSFSEAGHRKSMWLVDLDADGAVTAERVECPVPRALARIRGTLEELLADPGLARHEEAWVEATLTDAVRPADPMARLAERFPHTLSLVFAPERAPDDPDVSYAKRLADRSDQEIAEDFVAHVRGAGPDEHEQGVLRDAFDAVRADEAVREVAR, from the coding sequence ATGAAATTGCTGCACACTTCCGACTGGCATCTCGGCCGGGCGTTCCACCGCGTGAACATGCTCGGGGCCCAGGCCGAGTTCATCGGTCACCTCGTCACGACCGTGCGTGAGCGCGGCGTGGACGCGGTGCTCGTTTCGGGAGACGTGTACGACCGGGCGGTGCCGCCGCTCGCCGCGGTCGAGCTGTTCGACGACGCCCTGCACCGGCTCGCCGACCTCGGTGTGCCGACGGTGATGATCTCCGGGAACCACGACTCGGCGCGTCGGCTCGGTGTGGGCGCGGGGCTGATCGGGCGGGCCGGCATCCATCTGCGGACCGAGCCCGCGGCGTGCGGCACACCGGTCGTGCTTCGGGACGACTTCGGCGACGTGGCCTTCTACGGCCTGCCCTATCTCGAACCCGCTCTGGTGAAGGACGAGTTCGGCGTCGACAAGACCGGGCACGAGGCCGTGCTCGCCGCCGCCATGGACCGGGTACGGGCCGACCTCGCCGCACGCGCGCGTGGCACGCGGTCGGTCGTCCTCGCGCACGCCTTCGTCACCGGGGGCGAGGCCAGCGACAGCGAGCGGGACATCACCGTCGGCGGGGTGGCCGCGGTACCTGCCGGGGTCTTCGACGGCGTGGACTACGCGGCGCTGGGGCATCTGCACGGCAGCCAGACCATCACCGAGCGGGTCCGTTACTCGGGCTCGCCGCTGCCGTACTCGTTCTCGGAGGCCGGCCACCGCAAGAGCATGTGGCTCGTCGACCTGGACGCCGATGGCGCGGTCACCGCTGAGCGCGTCGAGTGCCCGGTGCCGCGTGCGCTGGCCCGGATCCGGGGGACGCTGGAGGAACTGCTCGCCGATCCAGGGCTCGCGCGGCACGAGGAGGCGTGGGTCGAGGCGACGCTCACGGACGCCGTACGCCCGGCGGACCCCATGGCCCGTCTCGCCGAGCGCTTCCCGCACACGCTCAGTCTGGTCTTCGCCCCCGAGCGGGCGCCGGACGACCCCGACGTGTCCTATGCGAAGCGGCTCGCGGACCGGAGCGACCAGGAGATCGCGGAGGACTTCGTGGCGCATGTGCGGGGCGCCGGGCCCGACGAGCACGAACAGGGTGTGCTGCGGGACGCCTTCGACGCGGTACGGGCCGACGAGGCCGTGCGGGAGGTGGCGCGATGA
- a CDS encoding DUF885 domain-containing protein, whose translation MSETNSPLPREVADAYVDEFIALDPVTGTYLGVKESSSKLPDLSPAGQQALADLARATLARLDEAERRPGADSDIERRCARLLRERLTAELAVHEADEGLRSVGNMATPAHSVREVFTVTPNQSDEDWAAIAERLRAVPAAYAGYRESLALGLERKLYAAPRPTATFVEQLTEWSGSGEGRGWFEDFASAGPESLRAELDEAARGATAAVVELRDWMREVYVPAIEGAPNTAGRERYARWARYFNGIDLDLDEAYAYGWSEFHRLLGEMKKEAEKILPGAATPWVALAHLDEHGKHIEGVDEVREWLQGLMDEAIEKLDGTHFELAEPVRKVESRIAPPGGAAAPYYTSPSEDFSRPGRTWLPTMGQTRFPVYDLVSTWYHEGVPGHHLQLAQWTYVAGNLSRYQATIGMVSANAEGWALYAERLMDELGFLTDPEHRLGYLDAQMMRAARVIIDIGMHLDLQIPADSPFHPGERWTPELAQEFFGSHSSRPADFVESELARYLTIPGQAIGYKLGERAWLLGRDKARERHGDAFDLKAWHMAALSQGSLGLDDLVDELAAL comes from the coding sequence ATGTCAGAGACCAACAGCCCGCTGCCCCGTGAGGTCGCCGACGCCTACGTCGACGAGTTCATCGCCCTCGACCCGGTCACCGGTACGTATCTCGGCGTGAAGGAGAGTTCGAGCAAGCTCCCCGACCTCTCGCCCGCGGGCCAGCAGGCGCTCGCGGACCTCGCGCGGGCCACGCTCGCGCGGCTCGACGAGGCCGAGCGCCGGCCCGGCGCGGACAGTGACATCGAGCGCCGGTGTGCGCGCCTGCTCCGCGAGCGGCTGACCGCGGAACTCGCCGTGCACGAGGCCGACGAGGGCCTGCGCTCGGTCGGCAACATGGCCACCCCCGCCCACTCGGTGCGCGAGGTCTTCACCGTCACGCCGAACCAGTCCGACGAGGACTGGGCGGCGATCGCCGAGCGGCTGCGCGCGGTGCCGGCCGCGTACGCGGGCTACCGCGAGTCCCTCGCGCTGGGTCTGGAGCGCAAGCTGTACGCCGCTCCGCGCCCGACCGCCACCTTCGTCGAGCAGCTCACCGAGTGGTCCGGCTCGGGCGAGGGCCGCGGCTGGTTCGAGGACTTCGCCTCGGCCGGTCCCGAGTCGCTGCGCGCGGAGCTGGACGAGGCCGCCCGCGGGGCGACGGCCGCCGTGGTGGAGCTGCGGGACTGGATGCGCGAGGTGTACGTGCCGGCGATCGAGGGCGCGCCGAACACGGCGGGCCGCGAGCGCTACGCCCGCTGGGCCCGCTACTTCAACGGCATCGACCTCGACCTCGACGAGGCGTACGCGTACGGCTGGTCCGAGTTCCACCGGCTGCTCGGCGAGATGAAGAAGGAGGCCGAGAAGATCCTTCCGGGCGCCGCGACGCCGTGGGTGGCGCTGGCCCACCTCGACGAGCACGGCAAGCACATCGAGGGCGTCGACGAGGTCCGCGAGTGGCTCCAGGGCCTGATGGACGAGGCGATCGAGAAGCTCGACGGCACGCACTTCGAACTCGCCGAGCCGGTACGCAAGGTGGAGTCGCGCATCGCCCCGCCCGGCGGTGCGGCGGCACCGTACTACACGTCCCCGTCGGAGGACTTCTCACGTCCGGGCCGCACCTGGCTGCCGACGATGGGCCAGACCCGCTTCCCGGTCTACGACCTGGTCTCGACCTGGTACCACGAGGGTGTCCCCGGCCATCACCTCCAGCTCGCACAGTGGACGTACGTCGCCGGGAACCTCTCCCGCTACCAGGCCACGATCGGCATGGTCAGCGCCAACGCCGAGGGCTGGGCGCTGTACGCGGAGCGGCTCATGGACGAGCTCGGCTTCCTCACGGACCCGGAGCACCGGCTCGGATACCTCGACGCGCAGATGATGCGGGCCGCCCGTGTCATCATCGACATCGGCATGCACCTGGACCTTCAGATCCCGGCCGACTCCCCGTTCCACCCGGGCGAGCGCTGGACTCCGGAGCTGGCCCAGGAGTTCTTCGGCTCGCACAGCAGCCGTCCCGCGGACTTCGTGGAGAGCGAGCTGGCCCGGTATCTGACGATCCCGGGCCAGGCCATCGGCTACAAGCTCGGCGAGCGGGCCTGGCTGCTCGGCCGCGACAAGGCGCGCGAGCGGCACGGCGACGCCTTCGACCTCAAGGCGTGGCACATGGCGGCCCTGTCCCAGGGGTCGCTCGGCCTGGACGACCTGGTGGACGAACTGGCCGCCCTGTGA
- a CDS encoding SDR family oxidoreductase, whose product MPRLPHPALEALRRDPLPLRGRTALVTGAGRRVGIGHAVARRLAAYGASVHLHHHVPHDAAMPWGADRPEDVVAPVRQALGDPDAQILQGPGDLSAPAVPAELVAVDTRSVLLLAQAHARLRPAGPGGGVVMMTSGQDIAGGMPGEIAYALQKGALASSTRSRSLSTTLAERGITVNTVNPGPVDTDYLTGEAYEGVAAAFPAGLRGMPDDPARLVAWPATDEAGWITGEVINSEGGFRR is encoded by the coding sequence GTGCCCCGGCTCCCGCACCCCGCCCTCGAGGCCCTGCGCCGCGACCCCCTGCCCCTGCGCGGCCGGACCGCCCTGGTCACCGGGGCCGGCAGACGCGTCGGCATCGGTCATGCCGTGGCCCGGCGGCTCGCCGCGTACGGGGCGAGCGTCCATCTGCACCACCATGTGCCGCACGACGCCGCCATGCCGTGGGGAGCCGACCGGCCCGAGGACGTCGTCGCCCCCGTGCGCCAGGCGCTCGGCGACCCGGATGCCCAGATCCTCCAAGGGCCCGGCGACCTCTCCGCACCGGCCGTGCCCGCCGAACTGGTCGCGGTCGACACCCGCTCGGTGCTGCTCCTCGCCCAGGCCCATGCCCGGCTGAGGCCGGCCGGCCCCGGCGGGGGCGTCGTGATGATGACCTCCGGCCAGGACATCGCGGGCGGCATGCCCGGTGAGATCGCCTACGCCCTCCAGAAGGGCGCCCTCGCCTCGAGCACCCGCTCCCGCTCCCTGTCCACCACGCTCGCCGAGCGGGGGATCACGGTGAACACCGTCAACCCCGGCCCCGTGGACACGGACTACCTGACCGGCGAGGCGTACGAGGGCGTGGCGGCCGCCTTCCCCGCCGGCCTGCGGGGGATGCCCGACGACCCGGCCCGCCTCGTCGCCTGGCCGGCGACGGACGAGGCGGGCTGGATCACCGGTGAGGTCATCAACTCCGAGGGTGGCTTCCGGCGTTGA
- a CDS encoding AAA family ATPase, producing MRLHRLDVTAFGPFGGSQTVDFDALSTAGLFLLHGPTGAGKTSVLDAVCYALYGSVPGARQSGQGGMNLRSDHAAVGTRTEVCLELTVAGRRLEVTRQPPWERPKKRGAGTTLDKAQSWLREYDTQAGTWKDLSRSHQEIGEEVTQLLGMSREQFCQVVLLPQGDFARFLRADAEARGKLLGRLFDTHRFAEVEKRLAERRRAAETQVRDGDAALLADAHRMQQAAGDAMRLPDLAPGEPGLADAILGAAAVARSTVREQLTVAHCRLLAAESAQAAADHALADVREVARLQRRFAEARERARLLEERADAHREARTRMERARKAEAVAPALELREATEAEHRRAAVAEARARALLGGAFGEGGAGAGAARGTEDVSAGGRGGALEAYASARTPDDFADAGAAGLAAAARRIAEELGGLEAARRGEQRLAELVAERADLDRQERADDDVRLEAEAWLAGWEETRAGLQARIESAQEAASRADQLAVQREPARQRLAAARMRDQLAGDTETAARQASDAQESALKAKAHWLDVKEQRLNGIAAELAAQLQDGAPCAVCGATDHPAPARKDVGHVDREAEERALAAYQQAEERHAENERRLGVVREALAAASAEAGDLPTSQLAEAADKLERLFSQTRRDASVLHSVHEELRRAEAEHEQRTAAQQQAAVRAAARVGRRERLDREKGALEAELAQARGAADSVAARAAQLERQVALLTDAADTARAAEDTAQRLKDADARLADAAFRAGFDTPQAAAAALLDDAAHRELQRRLDAWQSEEAAVRAVLSETDTAAAAEQPPADLDSTERAAAAAAQRVRDAASARDAAARRCTELDRLSARAATAVRQLAPLREEYDRVARLAALTAGTSADNERKMRLESYVLAARLEQVAAAATARLQRMSSGRYTLVHSDDRAGRGRSGLGLHVVDAWTGRERDTATLSGGETFFASLALALGLADVVTDEAGGVRLDTLFIDEGFGSLDDQTLDEVLDVLDSLRERDRSVGIVSHVADLRRRIHAQLEVVKGRSGSELRQRGH from the coding sequence ATGAGGCTCCATCGCCTCGATGTGACGGCGTTCGGGCCCTTCGGCGGCTCCCAGACCGTCGACTTCGACGCGCTGTCGACGGCCGGGCTCTTCCTGCTGCACGGACCGACCGGCGCCGGGAAGACCTCCGTCCTGGACGCCGTCTGCTACGCGCTCTACGGCTCCGTCCCGGGCGCCCGGCAGAGCGGCCAGGGCGGCATGAACCTGCGCAGCGACCACGCAGCGGTCGGCACCCGCACGGAGGTCTGCCTCGAACTCACCGTCGCCGGACGTCGGTTGGAGGTCACCCGGCAACCGCCCTGGGAGCGTCCCAAGAAGCGCGGCGCCGGCACGACGCTCGACAAGGCACAGAGCTGGCTGCGCGAGTACGACACGCAGGCCGGGACCTGGAAGGACCTCAGCCGCTCGCACCAGGAGATCGGCGAGGAGGTCACCCAGCTGCTCGGCATGAGCCGCGAGCAGTTCTGCCAGGTCGTGCTGCTGCCCCAGGGCGACTTCGCCCGCTTCCTGCGCGCCGACGCCGAGGCCCGCGGCAAGCTGCTGGGCCGCCTCTTCGACACCCACCGCTTCGCCGAGGTCGAGAAGCGCCTCGCCGAGCGCCGACGCGCGGCCGAGACCCAGGTACGGGACGGCGACGCCGCGCTGCTGGCCGACGCCCACCGCATGCAGCAGGCGGCGGGCGACGCCATGCGGTTGCCCGACCTCGCACCGGGCGAGCCGGGCCTGGCCGACGCCATCCTCGGTGCCGCCGCCGTCGCCCGCAGCACCGTCCGTGAGCAGCTGACCGTCGCCCACTGCCGCCTCCTGGCCGCCGAGTCCGCCCAGGCCGCCGCCGACCACGCCCTGGCCGACGTACGCGAAGTGGCCCGGCTGCAGCGGCGGTTCGCCGAGGCGCGGGAGCGGGCCCGGCTGCTGGAGGAGCGGGCCGACGCGCACCGGGAGGCGCGGACACGCATGGAGCGGGCCCGCAAGGCCGAGGCCGTGGCACCGGCGCTGGAACTGCGGGAGGCCACCGAGGCCGAACACCGGCGGGCGGCCGTGGCGGAGGCACGCGCGCGTGCGCTGCTTGGAGGTGCCTTCGGTGAGGGAGGCGCGGGTGCCGGGGCAGCTCGTGGCACGGAGGACGTCTCTGCCGGCGGGCGCGGCGGGGCCCTTGAGGCGTACGCGTCTGCCCGGACGCCGGACGACTTCGCCGACGCCGGTGCCGCAGGGCTCGCCGCCGCAGCGCGTCGGATCGCCGAGGAGCTGGGCGGGCTGGAGGCGGCCCGTCGCGGCGAGCAGCGGTTGGCCGAACTCGTCGCGGAGCGCGCGGATCTGGATCGCCAGGAGCGTGCGGACGACGACGTCCGGCTGGAGGCGGAGGCCTGGCTCGCCGGGTGGGAGGAGACCCGGGCCGGACTGCAGGCCCGTATCGAGTCCGCGCAGGAGGCCGCGAGCCGCGCCGACCAGCTGGCCGTGCAGCGCGAGCCCGCGCGGCAGCGGCTCGCCGCCGCGCGGATGCGTGACCAGCTGGCCGGCGACACGGAAACGGCCGCCCGGCAGGCTTCCGACGCCCAGGAGTCGGCGCTGAAGGCCAAGGCGCACTGGCTGGACGTCAAGGAACAGCGCCTGAACGGCATCGCCGCCGAACTCGCCGCACAGCTCCAGGACGGCGCGCCCTGTGCCGTCTGCGGCGCCACCGACCACCCCGCACCCGCCCGCAAGGACGTCGGACACGTCGACCGGGAAGCCGAGGAGCGGGCGCTGGCCGCATACCAGCAGGCAGAGGAACGGCACGCCGAGAACGAACGGCGCCTGGGCGTCGTACGGGAAGCCCTGGCCGCGGCGAGCGCCGAGGCCGGCGACCTGCCCACAAGCCAACTCGCGGAAGCCGCCGACAAGTTGGAGCGGCTGTTCTCGCAGACCCGCAGGGACGCCTCGGTGCTGCACTCCGTCCACGAGGAGCTGCGACGGGCCGAGGCGGAGCACGAGCAGCGCACCGCCGCTCAGCAGCAGGCTGCCGTCCGGGCCGCCGCCCGGGTCGGCCGGCGCGAGCGGCTCGACCGCGAGAAGGGCGCCCTGGAAGCGGAGTTGGCGCAGGCCCGTGGCGCCGCCGACAGCGTGGCCGCGCGGGCCGCGCAGCTGGAGCGGCAGGTCGCGCTGCTCACCGACGCCGCCGACACCGCGCGCGCCGCCGAGGACACCGCCCAGCGGCTCAAGGACGCCGACGCCCGCCTGGCCGACGCCGCCTTCCGCGCGGGCTTCGACACCCCGCAGGCCGCGGCCGCCGCGCTCCTGGACGACGCCGCCCACCGCGAGCTCCAACGACGGCTGGACGCCTGGCAGTCGGAGGAGGCCGCCGTACGCGCCGTCCTCTCCGAGACCGACACCGCGGCCGCCGCCGAGCAGCCGCCCGCCGACCTCGATTCCACCGAGCGCGCCGCTGCCGCCGCGGCACAGCGCGTCCGAGACGCCGCCTCCGCGCGCGACGCGGCTGCCCGGCGCTGCACCGAGCTGGACCGGCTGTCCGCCCGCGCGGCCACCGCCGTACGCCAACTCGCCCCGCTGCGCGAGGAGTACGACCGGGTGGCCCGCCTCGCCGCTCTCACGGCCGGCACCTCGGCGGACAACGAACGCAAGATGCGCCTGGAGTCGTACGTGCTGGCGGCCCGCCTCGAACAGGTCGCCGCCGCCGCGACCGCACGGCTGCAGCGCATGTCGTCCGGCCGCTACACCCTCGTCCACTCCGACGACCGGGCCGGCCGCGGCCGCAGTGGGCTCGGGCTGCATGTCGTCGACGCCTGGACCGGGCGTGAGCGGGATACGGCGACGCTGTCGGGCGGCGAGACGTTCTTCGCCTCCCTCGCCCTCGCCCTCGGCCTCGCGGACGTCGTCACCGACGAGGCCGGCGGGGTCCGCCTCGACACGCTCTTCATCGACGAGGGCTTCGGCAGCCTCGACGACCAGACCCTCGACGAGGTGCTCGACGTCCTCGACTCACTGCGCGAACGCGACCGCAGCGTCGGGATCGTCAGCCATGTCGCCGACCTGCGGCGGCGGATCCACGCGCAGCTGGAGGTCGTGAAGGGAAGGTCCGGGTCGGAGCTGCGGCAGCGGGGCCACTGA
- a CDS encoding immunity 21 family protein, whose amino-acid sequence MVRYAEPGAVEWVESGGGPLIAVPETVLPFWAGADGDETASDYDRACEVDGSVGLLPVGDSAALVFGDEPASTSYLPDHGIFVRWCAGDSEEELLARVPAALATAVWEHEVRWTVPGTVVLFDSAWPGPETERTEHLRVALEPGAYAVRAAQVQPGPETWLGLVQLRRLPN is encoded by the coding sequence ATGGTGCGATACGCGGAACCGGGCGCGGTGGAGTGGGTGGAGTCGGGCGGCGGCCCCCTGATAGCCGTACCTGAGACGGTGCTGCCGTTCTGGGCGGGCGCCGACGGCGACGAGACGGCCTCGGACTACGACCGGGCCTGCGAGGTCGACGGCTCCGTCGGACTCCTGCCCGTGGGCGACAGCGCGGCGCTGGTGTTCGGTGACGAGCCCGCCTCGACCTCCTATCTGCCCGACCACGGCATCTTCGTACGCTGGTGCGCGGGCGACTCCGAGGAGGAACTCCTGGCCCGGGTCCCGGCCGCCCTCGCCACGGCGGTCTGGGAACACGAGGTGCGCTGGACCGTGCCGGGAACGGTGGTCCTGTTCGACTCGGCCTGGCCGGGACCGGAGACGGAACGGACCGAGCACCTGCGGGTGGCCCTGGAGCCGGGGGCGTACGCGGTCCGAGCCGCCCAGGTGCAGCCCGGCCCGGAAACCTGGCTGGGGCTCGTCCAGCTCCGACGGCTGCCGAACTGA
- a CDS encoding Lrp/AsnC family transcriptional regulator: MAESVALDPVDLHLLRLLQNDARTTYRDLAAQVGVAPSTCLDRVTRLRRAGVILGHQLRLDPGKLGRGLEALLSVQVRPHRRELVGPFVERIRALPESRTVFHLTGPDDYLVHVAVADMADLQRLVLDGFTSRREVARVETRLIFQQWDCGPLLPPDPPGNTPSAKSG, from the coding sequence ATGGCTGAATCCGTCGCACTGGATCCGGTCGACCTGCATCTGCTGCGGCTTCTGCAGAACGACGCCCGGACCACCTACCGCGATCTCGCCGCGCAGGTCGGGGTCGCGCCGTCGACCTGCCTGGACCGGGTGACGCGGCTGCGCCGCGCGGGCGTGATCCTCGGCCATCAGCTCCGGCTGGACCCGGGCAAGCTCGGCCGAGGGCTTGAGGCGCTGCTGTCGGTGCAGGTCAGGCCGCATCGGCGGGAGCTGGTGGGGCCGTTCGTGGAGCGGATCCGGGCGCTGCCCGAGTCGCGGACCGTCTTCCATCTCACCGGGCCGGACGACTATCTCGTCCATGTCGCGGTCGCGGACATGGCCGATCTCCAGCGGCTGGTGCTGGACGGGTTCACGTCCCGGCGTGAAGTGGCGCGTGTGGAGACGCGGTTGATCTTCCAGCAGTGGGACTGCGGGCCGCTGCTGCCACCCGACCCGCCGGGAAACACGCCCTCAGCGAAATCGGGCTGA
- a CDS encoding GNAT family N-acetyltransferase, translating to MSDVKRAKHGRPVHHWRRDVIELAALFTAVAVADAVANLIGHGPDGPAVLLVSAAVLAATVGFHTWWARRHGHAPPTGDTGARPRSEERAGQSDAGRPDQSDQSQDAAATVPGESALWRMRTTVKDEPGSLAALCTTLAELRVDILSLQTHPLAEGTVDEFLLRAPGGLAAAEITRAVSVAGGAGTWIERADAHDLVDAPTRVLGLATRTALDAAELPLALRQLLGRCTIRSLPAVPAGGGRGPEPVPMEGVLEDTVMRLRAPEGGVITVERPYLPFTPTEFARARALVELDARLGPRVPGSQDVLTLPEGNDITVRRADIGDLRAAREMHERCSARTLGMRYHGPVGDADRYLNHLLSPRFGRTLAVQTASGRIVGLGHLLWDGDETEVALLVEDEWQQRGIGSELLGRLVAMAVEARCESVYAVTQSSNTGMVAAMRGLGLPLDYQIEEGTLVITARLDAPLDEAVIGRLSSAGELGKA from the coding sequence ATGTCTGATGTGAAGCGTGCGAAGCACGGACGTCCTGTACACCACTGGCGGCGTGACGTCATCGAACTCGCCGCGCTCTTCACGGCGGTGGCGGTGGCCGACGCGGTGGCGAACCTGATCGGGCACGGCCCCGACGGGCCGGCGGTGCTGCTGGTCTCGGCGGCCGTGCTGGCCGCCACGGTGGGGTTCCACACATGGTGGGCACGCCGCCACGGTCACGCACCGCCGACAGGCGATACCGGTGCCCGGCCGCGCTCCGAGGAGCGGGCCGGGCAGTCGGACGCCGGACGGCCGGACCAGTCGGACCAGTCGCAGGACGCGGCCGCGACGGTGCCCGGGGAGAGCGCGCTGTGGCGGATGCGGACGACGGTGAAGGACGAACCGGGATCGCTGGCCGCACTGTGCACGACGCTCGCCGAGCTGCGGGTGGACATCCTGAGCCTGCAGACGCATCCGCTGGCCGAGGGCACGGTGGACGAGTTCCTGCTGCGTGCGCCCGGCGGGCTCGCGGCGGCGGAGATCACCCGGGCGGTCTCGGTGGCCGGCGGTGCCGGCACCTGGATCGAGCGGGCCGACGCCCACGACCTGGTGGACGCGCCGACCCGGGTGCTCGGCCTCGCCACCCGTACCGCCCTGGACGCGGCGGAACTCCCGCTGGCGCTGCGGCAGTTGCTGGGCCGCTGCACCATCCGGTCGCTGCCCGCCGTGCCGGCCGGCGGCGGCCGGGGACCGGAGCCGGTACCGATGGAAGGAGTTCTGGAGGACACCGTGATGCGGCTGCGGGCGCCGGAAGGTGGAGTGATCACTGTGGAGCGGCCGTATCTGCCGTTCACGCCGACCGAGTTCGCGCGGGCGCGGGCGCTGGTGGAACTGGACGCGCGGCTCGGCCCGCGCGTGCCGGGCAGCCAGGACGTGCTGACGCTGCCGGAGGGCAACGACATCACCGTGCGGCGGGCGGACATCGGCGACCTTCGGGCCGCCAGGGAGATGCACGAGCGGTGCTCGGCACGGACGCTCGGGATGCGGTACCACGGGCCGGTCGGCGATGCCGACCGCTATCTCAACCATCTGCTCAGTCCGCGGTTCGGGCGGACGCTCGCCGTGCAGACCGCGTCGGGGCGCATCGTCGGGCTCGGTCATCTGCTGTGGGACGGTGACGAGACGGAGGTCGCGCTGCTCGTCGAGGACGAGTGGCAGCAGCGCGGCATCGGCAGTGAGTTGCTCGGCAGGTTGGTGGCAATGGCGGTCGAGGCGCGCTGCGAGAGTGTGTACGCCGTGACGCAATCGTCCAACACCGGGATGGTCGCCGCGATGCGCGGCCTGGGGCTCCCCCTCGACTATCAGATCGAGGAGGGGACCCTGGTCATCACGGCCCGGCTGGACGCTCCGCTGGACGAGGCGGTCATCGGCCGGCTGTCGAGTGCGGGCGAGCTGGGGAAGGCCTGA
- a CDS encoding Lrp/AsnC family transcriptional regulator — MTAYSPDATDWRILDVLQREGRASFAELARAVSMSASAVTERVRRLEEAGVIQGYAAVVDPEALGMPILAFVRLRYPNGHYKPFHDLVAATPEILEAHHVTGDDCFVIKVAARSMRHLEEVSGKIGTLGSVTTSVVYSSPLPRRPLGH, encoded by the coding sequence ATGACCGCTTATTCCCCGGACGCCACGGACTGGCGCATTCTCGACGTCCTCCAGCGCGAAGGCCGTGCCAGCTTCGCCGAGCTGGCCCGCGCCGTCTCCATGTCCGCGAGCGCGGTCACGGAACGGGTGCGGCGGCTGGAGGAAGCCGGCGTCATCCAGGGGTACGCGGCGGTCGTCGACCCCGAGGCGCTGGGCATGCCGATCCTGGCCTTCGTGCGCCTTCGCTATCCGAACGGCCACTACAAGCCGTTCCACGACCTGGTCGCCGCGACCCCGGAGATCCTGGAGGCGCACCACGTGACGGGCGACGACTGCTTCGTCATCAAGGTCGCCGCGCGGTCGATGCGCCACCTGGAGGAGGTGTCCGGCAAGATCGGCACGCTGGGCTCGGTGACGACGAGCGTCGTCTACTCATCCCCGCTGCCCCGCCGCCCGCTGGGCCACTGA
- a CDS encoding rhodanese-like domain-containing protein, which yields MTATMTTTTVNPVLRVAPAAPAEAAAYFRASLVFHADASDVAAALAADGDPGFVVLDSRSTESWDQGHIPGAIHLPHALIPEQAAQLLDKSVPVVTYCWGPGCNGAARAALALAELGYQVKEMLGGFEYWAREGFEFETWQGRERGAADPLTAPVDAENCGC from the coding sequence ATGACCGCCACCATGACCACCACCACCGTGAACCCTGTGCTGCGCGTCGCGCCCGCCGCACCGGCCGAGGCCGCCGCATACTTCCGCGCGAGCCTCGTCTTCCACGCCGACGCCTCCGACGTCGCCGCCGCGCTCGCGGCCGACGGCGACCCCGGATTCGTGGTCCTGGACTCCCGTTCCACCGAGTCCTGGGACCAGGGCCACATTCCCGGCGCGATCCACCTCCCGCACGCCCTCATCCCTGAGCAGGCCGCGCAGCTCCTCGACAAGTCGGTGCCCGTCGTGACGTACTGCTGGGGCCCCGGCTGCAACGGTGCGGCCCGCGCCGCCCTCGCCCTCGCCGAGCTCGGCTACCAGGTCAAGGAGATGCTCGGCGGCTTCGAGTACTGGGCACGCGAGGGCTTCGAGTTCGAGACCTGGCAGGGGCGCGAGCGTGGTGCGGCCGACCCGCTGACGGCTCCCGTGGATGCGGAGAACTGCGGCTGCTGA